CGGGTCCTGGTGGTGCTCGACAACGCGGCCACCGACGAACAGATCATCCCGCTCGTGCCGGCGGGCCGGCAGTGCGCGGTGATCGTCAACGGTCGCGCCCACCTCGGGTCGACCTTCGGTGCGTCGACGCTACGGCTGGCGGCCCTCGACCCCGCCTCGGCCGGTGAACTGCTCGCCCGGGTGACCGGTGACCAGCGGGTGCACGCCGAGCCGGCGGCCGCCGCCGAGCTGTCCCGTCAGTGCGGGTTCCTCCCGCTCGCCCTACGCGTCCTCGGAGCCCGGCTCGCCGCGAAGCCGCACTGGAGCGTGGAGAAGCTCCGCGGGATGCTCCGGGACGAGAGCCGCCGATTGGACCAGCTCAGCTACCGCGAGTGGGACGTACGGGCGAGCCTGGCGGCCAGCTACGTCGGACTGTCCGAGGACGCGCGGCGACTGCTACGCCTGACCGGTCACCTCGACCTCGCCCACACCGACCCGGGGATCGCCGCCGCATCGCTGGACGTCTCCCCCGGTGAGGGTGAAGCACTGCTGGAGCAGCTCTTCGACGCGCACCTGGTGGAGGCGGTCCGGGCCGAACCCATGGTCGGCGCCCGCTTCCGGCTGCACCACCTGGTGCGCCTCTACGCCCGGGAACGCGCCACCGCCGAGGACGATCCGGCAGAGCTGACCGCCGCCCGGAGCCGGGGCTTCGGCGCCTGGCTCACCCTGGCCGAACTGGCCCGCAGGGCGGTCGGCGACGACACAAGCATGCGGCACCGTGCCGTCGCGGAGCGTTACCCGGTCGGCGGGGAGCCGGCCCGGCTGGCCCGCACGGCACCCCTGACCTGGTTCGACGGTGAACGCGCGGCGCTCGCCGTGGTCGCCCGCAGAGCTGCGGGGAAGGGGCATCCGGCGGCCTGCTGGGAGCTGGTCGACGCCGTCTCCCCGCTGTTCCGGCTGCGCCGCTCGCTCACCGAGTGGCACGAGCTGCTACTCGTCGCGCTGGCCAGCGCCCGCTCGGCCGGAGACCGGCTGGGCGAGGCGACCATCCTGCACCGGCTCGCCGCGTGCAGCCGTGACCGGCAGGACTTCACCCGGGCCGAGCGGTACGTCGAGGAGTCGCAGGCGCTCTTCGCGACGGTCGAAGACCACGGACTCCCGTACCTGGCCCGCACCGGCCCCGTCCCGGGCGAAACGCCACGCGCGGCGACGCCCACACCCGCCCACCGGTTCCGACTCGACGACCTCGGACGCATCGCCGCCGGACCGCGTGCCGGCCTGCTCCTGGTCGAGGACGATCCCGACACCGGGCCGGCGAGGCGCTGAACCCGCGCACCGGCTGGGAGCGGGCCTACCGGGGCTGCTCAGAGGTGGGGTCGCGTTCGATCCGGAAGCCGAGCTTGATCAGCAGCCGGATCGTCCCGTCGATGAGCTCCCGGTCGTAGGACTTGTCGTCGTCGTCCAGATCCTCGTAGGCGACCAGGTTCGGGTGGGTCTTCTCCACGTCGTCGCGGGCCTCGCCGTACCGCCAGCCGTCCGCGAGCCGTTTCGCGGCCCAGATGTCGTGCGCCTGGCGGGACAGCGTCTCCCGTTCCCTGCGCACCTCCGGCGGCACCTCGACCCCACTGGTGTCAATCGGCTGCGGATGCCACACCGGATGCCCCCTCGTCTGCCGCGTCGGTGCGCGGCGGTCGCGGCCAGTGCGCAGAGACTAACCGGCTGACGGCGGTAAATGCGCGCTCCGCCGCCACCGCACGGGCGGCGGCGTCCGCGTCGGGCGGCGCGACGCCGACGACCGCGCTGAAGTGACTGATCCGCCCGTACGTCCGGAAGTCCTCCAACTGTTCGACGGTGTCCACCGACAGCACGGCCACCGCCACCGTGTCGGGCCAGGCGTTCAGCACCGGGGCGAAGGCGGCGGCGTCCGGGGCGGGCACCACCTCGTCCCCGACGGCCAGTGTTCCCCGTACCACCGACGGCAGCCCCTCCGCCGATGCCGCGACCCCCGGATCGGTCGGGTAGTCCCGGTGCGGACTGGGCACGAACGAGCTGTCGATGCTCAACCGGTGGAAGCCGCAGATCCGGTCGGCGACCACCACGTCGGCCGGCACCACGGCCGACGCGGTGCCGAGCAGCACGACGTGCTCGGGTCCGAACGCCTCGACGGCCGCGCGCAGCGCCTCCCGGCCGCCGTCCGTGCCGGCCCGGCAGAGCACCAGTTGGTAGCCGCTGCCCTGCTGGCGGGCCACCGTGCCGCCGAGCCAGTCGAAGTGGTTGGGGTGCTCGGCCGTGCCGACCACCGGGGCCGGGTGGCGCAGGGTGCGGGCCGCCGCCGCGTACTCCGTCGGGCCGGTGGCGAGCACGACGACGTCCACGTCCAGCGCGGTCCGCCCACCGGCCACCGTGATCCCGATACGGGGGCGGTGCCGCCGGTCGGTCAGGTCGGTCAGCGCCCGGTCCACGTCGTCGACGACGCGTCGCACCCGCGCGGCGGCGTCCAGGTGCACCACCGAGGCGCCCTGGACCGGCACGCTGGCGCCGGCGTGATGGTCGAGGAAGTACGGCAGTATCCGCATCCGTCCCCGACCACTCAACTCCAGCGCGATCTCCATCTCCTTCCGGCACCACGCGCTGTCCAGGTAGTGCCGGCTCACCAGCGGCACGAAGATCCGGCACTCCCCCACCTTGGCGAGCAGGCGGTGCTCCCACGCCTTGCCCCGCGGCAGGTCGCTGTTGAACAGGTAGTGGAAGTGCTCGACGTTGCGCAGGTCCAACTCCTGGGCGATCAGCTGGGCGAAGTCGTTGTCGCCCTGGGCGCTGCTGAGGAAGACCGGACCCTGGTCCCGGCCGAGGCTCCAGACGTACCGGCGGGCCTCCGGCAGGCCGACGAACGGGAGGCGGGGCATCTGCAGCCGGCCGATCTCCCGGCCCAGCTCCGGCAGCAGCACGTCCATCTCGGACCACCAGATGGCGTGCCGGTTGACCGCACTGGACGCCTGTAGCGCGTGGCTTACGGCGAGCCGGGGCAGTTGCCGGACGGCGTCGTCGGGGCGGTGGCAGACCAGCCGGACCGTCGGCACCCCACGGGCCTGGAGGAACGGCAGCACCCAGGACGGTGTCCGAGGATCGAGGACGTCGAGGAGGACGAAGTCGTACCGGTCCAGCAGGGTCGCCGCACCGGCGGCGTCGACCTCGTCGCGCAGCAGGGCCGCGGAGATGTCGTCCACCTGCCAACCGGCCTGGGAGATGAGCCGGCGCAGCTCCGGTTCGGCCGCCCGGTACTCGGGGGTCGGTGGGAGCACGAGCGCGGCGGCGCCCAACGGACGGTCCACCTCGTCGGCGTGCTCCCGGGCGCGGGCCGCCAGCTCGTCGAGGGCGGCCAGGGGCATCCGGTACGCGGCGAGCCGGTTGCGGTTGAACGGACGGGCCAGGTCCGCGCCGATGAAATGGCGTGCCGGAATGTTGATCTCCGGTATCACCAGTCTCGGCCGGTTCGCCAGGACCGCCATCCCGTACTCGTGCACCGCGAATGGTGAGCACCGGTACTGCGGTTGATTTTCCCGACGCGTGACCACGGCGACGAAACAGGCGGTTCGTCGCATCATCAACTCAAGGTGCATCGTGGACAGGGTGGCGGAGCGCGGGTCGACGGCGAGGGCGAACCGTTCCGACAGCACCTCGAGAAAGAAGTCGGTCACCCGCCGGTCCAGGACGTCGTAGCTGTGGCTGAAGTAGGCCGCTGGGCGCTCGTCGAGCATCTGTGGTCTCCTCTGACGCCATTTTCCGACACCTCGTTCCAACATCAACGACGTGGGAACCGGAGTTATGCTTAGGTTAAGCGCCGCGCTTCGTGAGGAATGCGCGCTTTTTTTGATCAAGGAGCGGCACCGTGCGTGATCACCAGCCGAACGTCGAGATCCTTTCCGAGCAGGTGCTCCTCACCACCGCGATCTTCACCATCCGGGAAGCCAGACTCCGTTACCGCACCTACGACGCGGACCGCTCCCTGTCCGACGACTGGAGCAGGCCGGTCACGCTCGTCAACGCCGATCGTGGCGATTCCGTGGCAGCGGTCGTCGTGGACACCGCACGTGGGGAAATCGTCCTGGTCGAACAGTTCCGCTTCCCGACCCTGGGCCACGGATCAGGATGGTTGGTCGAACTGGTGGCCGGTATGGTCGACGCCGACGAAGCGCCGGAAACCGCCGTCCGCCGCGAGATCCGCGAGGAGATCGGGTACGACGTACGCGTTCTGGAGCGGATTTCCACGTTCCATCTCTCCCCCGGGGGATCGTCGGAGCGCGTCACCCTCTTCTACGCCGAGATCGACGACAGCCTGCGGGTGGGCGCGGGCGGCGGTCGGGCCGACGAGGCGGAGAACATCGCCCGTAGAGTGGTGCCGCTCGGTGACCTTTCGGCGCTGCTCGACAGCGGCACGATCCAGGATGCCAAGACCCTGGCCGGGCTCCTCTGGCTGCACCGGAAAAGGTCACGGTCATGAATCCGTCGCTGCTCGGCGTCACCGGCGCCCTGATGCTGATCGGCATTCTGCTACAGGTCTGGTTCTCCGCGCCGCAACGCGCCGGCCGGCAGGCCGCCATGCAGCTGCCGTCGGTGCTGCTCTACGCGGTCGCGGTTTCGCTGCTGATGTTCTCGATCTTTCCGGAATCGTACGCCGACGGCCGTGCCCTCGGCTTCAGCATCGGCGGCGCCGCGGCGTTCGTGCTGATCTCCATCACCCTCTCCTTCCAGTGGCTGACCCGGGCCGGCAAGCGCGACGCGCTCGAAGCCGAGGTACGCCAGGCCCGCCAGGAGGTCGACCGGCTGAGGCTGCGGCTGACCATCGTGGAGGCTGCCCAGCAGCCCCAACGGCTACACCGCACCACCCGGACGGTGGCACCCATCCGTCAGGACCGCCGGCACCGGCTCGGCATCGTCACCGGCAACATCGCCAACGTCACCGGCATCGACGTCTGGGTGAACGCCGAGAACACCCGGATGGAGATGGCCCGCCCGACGGAACCGACCATCTCCGGCACGATCCGCTACCGGGGTGGCCGGCGTGACGCGGCCGGCAACCTGGTCGACGACCTCATCTACGACGAGCTGCGCACGGTGGCGCTGAGCACCCCGGTCGCCCCCGCGACCGTGTTCACCACCTCCGCCGGCATGCTCGCCGGGGACAACGGCGTCAAGCGGATCCTGCACGTCGCCTCGGTGGACGGCTCACCGGGCACCGGCTACCGGCAGGTGTCCGACATCGGTGGTTGCATGCGCAACGTGCTGGCCGAACTGGACCGGCTCAACGCCCAGGGCGAGCAGCTCCGGACGGTCGTCATGCCGCTGCTCGGCACCGGCAACGGCGGTGGTGATCTGGAGCGGACCGCGCAGATCATGGTCGAGGCGGCACTGGACTACTTCCGGATCCACCCCACCAGCCGGGTCCGCACCGTCCACCTGCTCGCCTTCACCGACCTGGAGGAGCGGATCATCCGCCTGGTGCTGACCGACCACCGGGACATCAGCGGTCTCGAGTCCGGATGACCGTGCTCGACGACGCGGTCGGGACGATCGCGGAACCAGGCCCGGCCGGTGTGCTCTTCTGGACCGGGGCCGGCGTCTCCCGGGGTGCGCCGAGTTGCCTGCCGACCGGTTGGCAGCTCACCGAGCGTGCCTTCGCCGCGCTGTTCCGCCCGTTCACCCTGGACGTCGTGCTCGCGTACCACGAACTGCTGGGCTGGCGGCGGGGGTCGGTGTGCCCGGCTGAGCCGGCCCGGACCCGGCTGCCCCGGCTGGAGACCGCGCTCGGCGCCGGTGCGCAGCAGAGCCCCGACCTGATCGGGGAGATCCTCGCCGACGTGCGGGACGCCCGGCCCAACCCGGTGCACGGGTTCCTCGCCGCCCACCTGCACGGCGGCGGACGCCAGCTCACCGCCAACTTCGACCTGTGCGTCGAACGCGCCCACGTCGGCCGGTACGGCCGGTCGCCGGACCCCGGGCAGCTCCACCACTTCCACAACGCGTTCTCCGACGGGTCGGATCCGGCCCGGCTGGGCGCCACCCTGGCGCGCATCGAACGTGGCTTCGACGCCGCCGACCGGGCGGCGCTCGTCGACCGGCTGCGCGGCCCGGCCCGCCGGGTCGTCATGGTCGGCTACAGCGGCAGCGACTTCTTCGACGTGGACGTGGCGGTCGCCGACCTCCCGCCGGGCTCGCTCGACGGTCTGACCGTCCACTGGGTCAACCACTCGTCGTGTGCCTGGCACCGGCCGACCCCACGGCCGTCGACCGCTGTCTTCGACGTCGAGTACGGCGACCCGGACGGGGTCCTGCCCTCCCTCGCCGGGCACCTGCGCAGAGCCGGGGCCACCGTCGAGTTCCTCTGCGGGCCGACCACCACGCTGCTCGACGGGCTCGCCGGTCGCTGGGGCTTCGACCGGGTGCCCCCGCCGGTCCTGCGGCCACCGCCCGCCGTCGACGTCGCCGTGGACGATCGACGCCGCACGGCCGCCACCTTCCGGTACTTCCGCGCCGTCGGTCTCGTGCCCGAGGTCCGTCGGCTGCTCGCCGAGGAGCCGGACGTCGCCGCCGACGAGCTGGTCCTCACCCGGTCCGACCTGATGTGGGAGGAGGGCCGGTACACCGACCTGCGCCGCTGGTGGCGACAGCAGCCACCGTCGCTCCGCCGCACCGAACGTATCGGGGCGACCCTCTGGGTCCAGGGGCGGTTGCTGCCCGCCTACGCGTGGCTGACGTGGCACCGGCGGCGGGCCTCGAACGACGCGGAGCTACGGCTGATCGCCGAGACCGAGGCCCGGGTCATCGAGCACATGCGGCTGGTGCCCGACCTGCGCTGGCTGGGCCGCCCGCTGGCACGCGACGCGGCCCGCTGGATGCCGGCACCCCGTCAGCAGGACGGGCTGCACGAGTTCCGGCGACTCACCGACGTCTCCGGAAGCCTGCGGAACTCCACGGCGGCCACCTCCCGGCCGGAGTCCGAGGCGGCCGAGACCCAGGAGTGGTTCCTGGAGGCCGGCAACGTCCACGCCGCCCTCGCGTACCAGCACCGGCGGCTGCGGGACAACCATCGCGTCACGACTCCCGTCGCCGAGCTGGGCCGGCTCTACCGGGCGCAACAGCGTCGGGCCGGGATCCTCGGCTCGACGGCGGCGTCCTGGCGGGTGCTCCTGCTTCCCCGGGCCGGGCAGGTGTTCACCCTGCGGGAGGCGGTGGTCGGGTGCGTCGCCGTGCAGTTCGGCGCCTGGCACCGGGTACGCCTGCTCGGTCGGCTCCTGATCGACCGGCTCCGGTCCCGGATCCGCCCGGCCCCGCCGGACGACCGGGGCTCCCTCCCCTGAGCTATCCGCGCCTGCGCGGCGCGGGCACACCCGGCGTACGGCCGCCGCCCCGGATCCCTGGGGGAAAACCACCAGGCCGAGCCGGGTGGTTGCCGGCTTCTGACCACCGACGCGGCGTACTGCTCCGGTCGCGGGACGCGTGACCGAACCACCGTGGGACGGACCGCCCGTGGGACCGGCCGACCGGGGGCCCGCCACCACGCGGCCGACGACGGGGGCGGTCGTGGTGGTGGTGACGGCGGCGGCGGGGGCGGCGACAATGGGTCGATGACCGTGCTGCGCGCCCCGTTCACCGCAGCTGTCCTCCGTCAGGCCGTGTTCTGTGTGGTCGGGGTGCTCAGCGCGGTCGCGGTCCTGGCCGTACCGGTGCTCGTGCCCGCCCTGGGCGTCCTCGTCCTCTCGGCCACCGGTGCCCTGGCCCGCGAGCCCGCGCCCGTCGTCGCGCCGCTGTTCCTGGTGCTGCTCCCGCTCACCGTCGCGCTCCTGGTCGTCCTGGTCGCCCCGACCGGACGCGCGACGGGAGCCGGGTACCGCCGGCTCGCGGCCCGACTGCTCGACGTGCACGTGGCAGCCCCGCCACCCCGCCCCTCACGGCGGCCCGGCGCGCTGGTCGCCGACGGGCCGGGCTGGCGGGCCGCCGGATACGCCCTGCTCAAGGTGCCGCTGGCCGTCCCGCAGGGCTACGGCGTGTTCTGCTACGTCTTCGGGCCGGTCAACCTCAGCTACCCGCTGTGGTGGCCGCTGTTCCGCAACCACCCGCCCGGCACCCGGCTCGGGCCGGTGTGGGCGTTCACCCCGTTCGGCGTCCTCGGCGCGCGGACCCTCGCCGGCGCGTTCCTCGTCGCGGCGGCCGGTCTCGCCATGCTCCTGGTGGCGCCGTGGGTGATGCGGGCCGGCACGGTGGCGGACGTGGCGGCGATGCGCCGGCTGCTGGGTCCGCCCCCGCTCGCCGAGCAGGTACGCGAGCTGCGGGCCAGCCGCGCACAGGCGATCGACGACGCGGCCACCATGATGCGCCGGCTGGAACGGGACCTCCACGACGGAGCGCAGATCCGGCTGGCGACGCTGGCCATGCACCTCGGCATGGCCACCGAGAAGCTCGGCGTCGACGGCCCACCCCCCGACCTCGCGCAGGCCCGCGAGCTGGTCGCGCTCGCCCACCGGGGCGCGAAGGACGCCCTCGCGGACCTGCGCGACCTGGTCCGCGGCATCCATCCGCCGGTGCTCGACAACGGCCTCGACGACGCGCTGGCGACCCTCGCCACCGACAGCGCGGTCCCGGTCACGGTGACGGTCGAGCTGACCGACCGTCCGGCGCCCGCCATCGAGACCATCGCCTACTTCTGCGCCGCCGAGCTGCTCACGAACGCGGCCAAGCACAGCGGCGCGACCCGGGTCCGGCTCGGAGTCCTCGGCTCCGGTCGCCGCCTGACCCTGAGTGTCACGGACGACGGCACCGGCGGGGCGGACCCGGCCGGCGCCGGCCTGACCGGGCTGGCCCGCCGGATCAGCGTCGTGGACGGTCGGCTGCGGGTACACAGCCCGGTCGGCGGGCCGACCCGGGTCGAGATCGAGCTACCCACACAGGTGTGAGCGGAGGAGACGACATGCGGGTGGTGATCGCGGAGGACTCCGCGATGATGCGCGAGGGTCTGGTCCGGCTGCTCACCGACCGTGGCTTCGACGTGTGCGCGGCGGTGGCCGACGCGGACACGCTGCGGGCCACGGTCGCCGCCGTGGTGCCGGACGTGGCCGTGGTCGACGTTCGGATGCCGCCCACACACACCGACGAGGGGTTGCGCGCCGCGATCGACATCCGCCGCGACCACCCCGGTGTCGGGGTGCTGGTGTTCTCCCAGTACGTGGAGACCCGCTACGCCACCCGGCTGCTCACCGACCGGCCCAGCGGGGTCGGTTACCTGCTCAAGGACCGGGTCGCCGACATCGCCGACTTCGTGGAGGCGCTGACCCGGGTGGCGGCCGGCGGCACCGCGCTGGATCCGGAGGTGGTCGGCCACCTGATGCGGGCCGGGCGGGACACGCTCGGGCTGGCGTCGCTGACCCCCCGCGAGCGCGAGGTGCTCTCGTCGATGGCCGAGGGCCGGTCCAACGCCGGTATCGCGGCGGCACTCGCCATCACCCCCGGGGTGGTGGAGAAGCACGTGGCGAACATCTTCGCGAAGCTCGGGCTACCCGCCTCCGACGGCGACAACCGTCGGGTGCTGGCCGTCCTGCGTCATCTCGGCGGCTGACCGTACGCGGCCGGACCCGCGGCGCTGGCGTCAGGGGACGAACACGACGTCGCGCAGTCGGGGTGACGGACCGTCCAGCACGTGACCGGCCCGGCCGCGCAGCCACCTGTCGAAGAAGGCGGTGACCAGGGTCTCCTGGCTGCGGACGGCCCGGGCCGGCGCGATGGTGCCCAGGGCGTCGGTGACGAAGCTGTCGGGGAGGTCGAGCTGCCGGGCGATCTGCGGGATCAGCGGCACGGCGTCCTTGTAGGCGTTCTCGCCCTTCGCGCCGTCGAGCCGCAGGTCGACGCGCCAACCGGTGCTGTTGTCCCACAGCATCCGCCAGGACGTCGTCCGGCGGTGGTCGGTCTCGACGTCGCCCATGAGCATGAACGGCCGGTCCAGGCCGGTGCGCGTGACCGGCCACAGGGCGAGGGCGTCCGGCATGATCGGCGACTCGATGCTGCCGCCCATGTCGATCGCGGCCCTGATGCGGGGGTCGTCGCTCATCGCCTGCAGGGCGGTCATTCCGCCGGCGGAGACGCCGAACATGCCCGTCCGGCTCAGGTCCAGGGCACCCGCCATGCCCCGGGGCAGCGGTCGGTCTGCCGCGTCCGGGTTCGCCCCCCGGTCGAGGGCCGCCAGCTGGTCGAGCACGAAGCGGGTGTCCGCGAGCCGGGTGTCGAACACCCGCGCCCCGAGTCGCTGGAAGTCGTCGGGCTGCTGCGCCTGCTCGAACAGCTGCGGCAACAGGGTGCTGACGACGCGGCCGTCGGGGAACTCCACCTCGGACACCTCGTAGGTGTGGTCGATGGTCACCACCACGTATCCGCGGCTGGCCAGGTCCTGCACCAGGGTGGTGCCCCAGGTCCGCGGGTCGCCGGCCCCGGGGGAGTACAACACCACCGGGTACGGCCGCCCGCTTCGCGCCAGCGGTGCGCCCCGGTGGCCGCTGGTCCGGGTGGCGGCGAAGTCCACCGCGCCCGCCGGGATGCCGTACAGGCCGGCCCCGACACCGGCGGCGCCACCGAAGTGGGCCGCCGCGCCGGGCAGCATGTGGGGTGCCGGTGGGAAGCGGTCCACCCCGGTGGCCGGGTACCAGACGCTGACCATCAGCTCGCGGGGGGCCGGGGTGGCCGTCCACGGGTCGGTGCGGGAGCGGTCGACCAGGTGCAGGTCGACGGTACCCACCGGGTGGGGCCCCGTCGGCGTCGGCAGCCGCAGCCGGGCCGGGCCGTCGGCTCGCTGCTCAGCCCGCGGTGCGACGGTGCCGGAGGCGGAGGACGGTGCCGGGTGGGCGACCGTCACGCAGCCGACGATCACCGTGGCGAGCACTGCGGTCCGGAATCCCCATGCCATGAGCGGCTCCTCAGGAAACCAGGGCTGCCCCAGCGGCCGCCCTTCGTCGGTTTCACGCTAGGAGCGCGACAGGGCCGGTAGAAGGCGGCTTCCACCCGCCTCGCGGGGGGTGGTAACCCCCAGCCCGCCGGCACCGGACGGGCAGCCGTCCCGGGCCGTCGTCGGCGGCCCGGTGCGGCCGGCGCGGTCGACCGTCGGCGGCGGGGACGGTTACTCGGTGAAGTAGTCGCGGAGCACGGCGATCCGCCCGGCGCGGAGGCGGAAGATCTGCACGAGCGACATCGTCGTGCGCCGCCCGTCGGCCCCGTCGAACGCGACGTCGACCTCGGCGATGAACACGTCGGGATCCGGGGTGTCGTGCAGGACGTAGCCGGATCCTTCCGGGTGCACCGTGCCACGGTGGGCCGGCTGCCGGTGGTACCTCCGGAGTCCGGACCGGATCGCCTCGCGGCCGACCAGGCGGCCGTGCAGCGGGTGACCCTCCGGTGCCAGCGGTGCGTCGTACACACCGTCCTCGGTGAACATCGCGGCGATCGCGTCCGGATCCCGGGTGACCGCACCGGCGTACACGTACCGTTCGAAGATTTCCTGATGCATGAGGTCCACTCTCCAGTCTAGCTCGCGGACCGGTGGCGGGGACGGGTGCCGGGCGACGGTGGCCCGGCGCGGAGAGGGTCCTCCGCGCCGGGCCGTCGGTGCCGGAGGGGTCAGCTGGCCGCGCAGGTGGCCGTGCTGCCCGGGCCGGTCCCGGTGCCCTGGAAGCCGAAGTTGGTCGACTGCCGGGCTCCGACCTGGCCGTTGTAGCTCACGTTGGTGAACCGGACGGTTCCGCTGGTACCGCTGTTCTGGGCGCTCCAGGCGCTGGTGACGGCGGCACCGCCGGGCAGGTTGACGGTCACGGTCCAGCCGTTGAGGCCGGTGTCGCCCGCGGTGACCTTTACGTCCGCGGTGAACCCGCCCGACCACTGGTTGACCGTCACCGACGCGGTGCAGCCGTTGCCTGCCGGCGGCGGGGTGGTGGGCGG
Above is a window of Micromonospora rifamycinica DNA encoding:
- a CDS encoding alpha/beta hydrolase family protein produces the protein MAWGFRTAVLATVIVGCVTVAHPAPSSASGTVAPRAEQRADGPARLRLPTPTGPHPVGTVDLHLVDRSRTDPWTATPAPRELMVSVWYPATGVDRFPPAPHMLPGAAAHFGGAAGVGAGLYGIPAGAVDFAATRTSGHRGAPLARSGRPYPVVLYSPGAGDPRTWGTTLVQDLASRGYVVVTIDHTYEVSEVEFPDGRVVSTLLPQLFEQAQQPDDFQRLGARVFDTRLADTRFVLDQLAALDRGANPDAADRPLPRGMAGALDLSRTGMFGVSAGGMTALQAMSDDPRIRAAIDMGGSIESPIMPDALALWPVTRTGLDRPFMLMGDVETDHRRTTSWRMLWDNSTGWRVDLRLDGAKGENAYKDAVPLIPQIARQLDLPDSFVTDALGTIAPARAVRSQETLVTAFFDRWLRGRAGHVLDGPSPRLRDVVFVP
- a CDS encoding NUDIX domain-containing protein; the protein is MRDHQPNVEILSEQVLLTTAIFTIREARLRYRTYDADRSLSDDWSRPVTLVNADRGDSVAAVVVDTARGEIVLVEQFRFPTLGHGSGWLVELVAGMVDADEAPETAVRREIREEIGYDVRVLERISTFHLSPGGSSERVTLFYAEIDDSLRVGAGGGRADEAENIARRVVPLGDLSALLDSGTIQDAKTLAGLLWLHRKRSRS
- a CDS encoding nuclear transport factor 2 family protein, with protein sequence MHQEIFERYVYAGAVTRDPDAIAAMFTEDGVYDAPLAPEGHPLHGRLVGREAIRSGLRRYHRQPAHRGTVHPEGSGYVLHDTPDPDVFIAEVDVAFDGADGRRTTMSLVQIFRLRAGRIAVLRDYFTE
- a CDS encoding toll/interleukin-1 receptor domain-containing protein, whose protein sequence is MLDERPAAYFSHSYDVLDRRVTDFFLEVLSERFALAVDPRSATLSTMHLELMMRRTACFVAVVTRRENQPQYRCSPFAVHEYGMAVLANRPRLVIPEINIPARHFIGADLARPFNRNRLAAYRMPLAALDELAARAREHADEVDRPLGAAALVLPPTPEYRAAEPELRRLISQAGWQVDDISAALLRDEVDAAGAATLLDRYDFVLLDVLDPRTPSWVLPFLQARGVPTVRLVCHRPDDAVRQLPRLAVSHALQASSAVNRHAIWWSEMDVLLPELGREIGRLQMPRLPFVGLPEARRYVWSLGRDQGPVFLSSAQGDNDFAQLIAQELDLRNVEHFHYLFNSDLPRGKAWEHRLLAKVGECRIFVPLVSRHYLDSAWCRKEMEIALELSGRGRMRILPYFLDHHAGASVPVQGASVVHLDAAARVRRVVDDVDRALTDLTDRRHRPRIGITVAGGRTALDVDVVVLATGPTEYAAAARTLRHPAPVVGTAEHPNHFDWLGGTVARQQGSGYQLVLCRAGTDGGREALRAAVEAFGPEHVVLLGTASAVVPADVVVADRICGFHRLSIDSSFVPSPHRDYPTDPGVAASAEGLPSVVRGTLAVGDEVVPAPDAAAFAPVLNAWPDTVAVAVLSVDTVEQLEDFRTYGRISHFSAVVGVAPPDADAAARAVAAERAFTAVSRLVSAHWPRPPRTDAADEGASGVASAAD
- a CDS encoding response regulator transcription factor; this encodes MRVVIAEDSAMMREGLVRLLTDRGFDVCAAVADADTLRATVAAVVPDVAVVDVRMPPTHTDEGLRAAIDIRRDHPGVGVLVFSQYVETRYATRLLTDRPSGVGYLLKDRVADIADFVEALTRVAAGGTALDPEVVGHLMRAGRDTLGLASLTPREREVLSSMAEGRSNAGIAAALAITPGVVEKHVANIFAKLGLPASDGDNRRVLAVLRHLGG
- a CDS encoding AfsR/SARP family transcriptional regulator; this encodes MEIRVLGPVELWHRGRPIRLARRQQRLILGILALRANESVSTSQLIDLLWGDAPPRQARAVVQTRISELRAVLNTADGGLVHLHTRGGEYRLESPPSAVDAQHFLALSQAAREEPDAASAVRTLGRALDLWRGPVLGGDVPDESYATVCQRLESARLTAVEELFDLELDQGNQRGIVDELLATAQANPSRERLVRQLMLALSRVGRSAEALSHYERWRRWLADEFGADPQPETQRVHLSILREGHENPVEEVAASVDGPVGRQPHADVSRLLPPDISDFTGRTVEVERMRRLLTAPTRTGVAVVTVVGSGGVGKSALSVHVAHTVQESFPDGQMYADLHGCDHRDPVDPAEVLGRFLRALGVAGTAVPDTVEERADLYRNLLAERRVLVVLDNAATDEQIIPLVPAGRQCAVIVNGRAHLGSTFGASTLRLAALDPASAGELLARVTGDQRVHAEPAAAAELSRQCGFLPLALRVLGARLAAKPHWSVEKLRGMLRDESRRLDQLSYREWDVRASLAASYVGLSEDARRLLRLTGHLDLAHTDPGIAAASLDVSPGEGEALLEQLFDAHLVEAVRAEPMVGARFRLHHLVRLYARERATAEDDPAELTAARSRGFGAWLTLAELARRAVGDDTSMRHRAVAERYPVGGEPARLARTAPLTWFDGERAALAVVARRAAGKGHPAACWELVDAVSPLFRLRRSLTEWHELLLVALASARSAGDRLGEATILHRLAACSRDRQDFTRAERYVEESQALFATVEDHGLPYLARTGPVPGETPRAATPTPAHRFRLDDLGRIAAGPRAGLLLVEDDPDTGPARR
- a CDS encoding RyR domain-containing protein, with protein sequence MRRERETLSRQAHDIWAAKRLADGWRYGEARDDVEKTHPNLVAYEDLDDDDKSYDRELIDGTIRLLIKLGFRIERDPTSEQPR
- a CDS encoding sensor histidine kinase, producing MTVLRAPFTAAVLRQAVFCVVGVLSAVAVLAVPVLVPALGVLVLSATGALAREPAPVVAPLFLVLLPLTVALLVVLVAPTGRATGAGYRRLAARLLDVHVAAPPPRPSRRPGALVADGPGWRAAGYALLKVPLAVPQGYGVFCYVFGPVNLSYPLWWPLFRNHPPGTRLGPVWAFTPFGVLGARTLAGAFLVAAAGLAMLLVAPWVMRAGTVADVAAMRRLLGPPPLAEQVRELRASRAQAIDDAATMMRRLERDLHDGAQIRLATLAMHLGMATEKLGVDGPPPDLAQARELVALAHRGAKDALADLRDLVRGIHPPVLDNGLDDALATLATDSAVPVTVTVELTDRPAPAIETIAYFCAAELLTNAAKHSGATRVRLGVLGSGRRLTLSVTDDGTGGADPAGAGLTGLARRISVVDGRLRVHSPVGGPTRVEIELPTQV
- a CDS encoding macro domain-containing protein; the encoded protein is MNPSLLGVTGALMLIGILLQVWFSAPQRAGRQAAMQLPSVLLYAVAVSLLMFSIFPESYADGRALGFSIGGAAAFVLISITLSFQWLTRAGKRDALEAEVRQARQEVDRLRLRLTIVEAAQQPQRLHRTTRTVAPIRQDRRHRLGIVTGNIANVTGIDVWVNAENTRMEMARPTEPTISGTIRYRGGRRDAAGNLVDDLIYDELRTVALSTPVAPATVFTTSAGMLAGDNGVKRILHVASVDGSPGTGYRQVSDIGGCMRNVLAELDRLNAQGEQLRTVVMPLLGTGNGGGDLERTAQIMVEAALDYFRIHPTSRVRTVHLLAFTDLEERIIRLVLTDHRDISGLESG